The Leishmania panamensis strain MHOM/PA/94/PSC-1 chromosome 12 sequence genome includes the window GACGACGGAGACGAGATTGGCGACGGTACTGCCGTGAGAGTACGAGGGCAGGCACGTGCTGCCTACGACGAGGAGGGCCCCTACAGTCACGACGACGATGTGTCCATGGCGGGCCACGGCGAAGACAACGGCGACTTTGCGAATACCTCTTCGAGCCGCGCTGGCGgctcgacgctgccgctcagcCGTGGACTCGCGGTGCAGGACTATTCTTTTCAAATTGGAGCCACCCCAGccggggaggagggcaccTGCTATCTCGCTTACAACTCTGTCGGGTACATCCATTGCAGCCGCGAAGTCACCACAGTCCACTTCCACGACATTTCGCATCCTGCagtgcgcgtgcagctgcgggatACCATCGTGATGGGGGCACTAAGTCCTGTCGGCGCCGCCTTCATCGTTGTCCCGGCTGATCCCACCGAGGCGCAGGGCAGCGTGGACGAGGCTCCACGGCTCTCCGTCTTCTACCACGCCTTCATGCCTCTTGGCGCGCAGTCGGAGTGgcgtgtggtgctgctgccgggcGAGACGGTGCGGTGCATGACTGCTGGTATCCGCTATGTCGCGGTCGCCACAAGCCACTACCTGCgcatcttctccctctctggaCTGGAGTTGGCGGTACTCAGCAAATGCCAGCGCATCGTGACGATGGTCGGCACCTCGTCGCGTAAGCTGATGAACAGTTTCAAGGCCGACTTCGACCCATTGGCCATCATCGCCCTCACCGGTACCGGCGAGCTGCAGATGGAGGTAATCGATGTCGGAGCACGTActtcggcgctgccgccgcgcacggTGCCCCTCACGGAGCTGCCGGACGGCTCAACCCATCAGTTGCAGTGGCTTGGCTGGTCAGAGGACGGTCTGCTGCATGTCGTGGACACCGCTGGTGTGGTGCGCATGTTCACGGAGGATTGGGGTGGTTCGTGGGTCCCCGTGTACGACCCCCGCACGCTGGTCGACCAGTCGTACGCGCTGTGGGTGTACGGCATCAGCGAGAATGCACTGCTGGCCTACCGCTACTCCCGCGACGACCCGTCGTacccagcggcggcggcgagcgggCTGAGCACAGAACTGGTGCcgctctttcttcccctGACCCGCACGATGAGTGAGGATGGCTTGGAGCGATGGGACAAGTTgcttcgccagcagctgcgctgcgacGAGCTCAAGCGGCACAGCACCTTCTACAACACATCCATTGCCAAGTACGACGAGGtccacgaccaccacctgCTCCAGTTCTTTGACAGCGCGCTCAAGAGCCAGCAAACAACGCGGGCGATGGAGCTGGCAATGCTGATGGAAATTCACGACCGCGTCGTGAAATGTGCACAACTCGCAAACACAAACGGGCACGTGAAGTTGGTGCCAAAGTTGCTGGCGCTTTATGACATGCGCATGGCGACGAAGCAGAGGCGGAAGTGCGCACTGCCCGCCAAGGAGACGCTCGTTtcggagaggaagaaggacgAACTACTGCATAGGCTGTTGGGCCAGGGGTTGCCACAGGACACCAAGGCGAAGACAaccagcggtgctgcggctgcggcaccgaCGCCGGTCTCCATCGAGGTCGAGGATGACGAatcgaaggaaaagaagactGAAAGCCGCACGAGTCCCCTTCGTGAACGAGCGTCGCCGACAGCGTCAAACCTGTCCGCAACGTCACCCTCAGCGATGTCAACAGCCACGACAATGATGACGGCGGACTCCAAGGCTTTGCCTATCCAAGCGCGGAGGCACATCTCGTTTGCGAAGGAAGTTGCTCTTTCACCGCCGGCGTCGCAGAGTTCACTGGATACACCTACCAGCGCTTTGTTGGCAACAAGGAgcagcgcacctgcaccttcGCGCAAGGTTGTCAACCCGTTTGCCAAGCCCCTTGTAAAGTCCGCCAACGCCGCTGACGAGGTGCGGCATGCATCGTTGACAAGacctcagcagccgcaccatcAGCATCAGTCCCACCTGCAGGTGGCAACGCCTTCTACTGCGACTCATTCGTCCACTGCACCCGCCACGGAGGGCGACACACTCGTGGGCTCGTCGTACTTACACACACCGCCACGCATCAACGCCGTAGCGACAAGGACAAGCACCGTAGCCGTCGCTCCGGAGAATGATGCCGCCATGGACGTATCCCCAGTTGACTCAACGTCGCCAAGATCGCGCGTAAGTGCTGGGCACATTGCCTCTTCGCCGAGCCATGAGGCAAGGCTTTCGCCCAGTGTGAGCGCCGGCGGCAGTGCTACGACGCCTTCACTGTCTGCCACCATTCACAAGTCTGATGTGCATCGCCCAGCCACTCCGGCGCCGTCCACTGGATTTGTTGCCCGCGAGCTGCCGAACACGAGCGGCGCTTCCCGTGCCAGTCGCGGTGCCGTCGATCCGTTCCTTGAAGAGTCGCCCCCAGTGTTTGCTTGTGCCTCCGACTCTGGGTGCCTGATGGGTGCCAatagcagcgccaccgcggcagtggcggagaTGCAGGTATCCATACAGTCGCTGCTTGATGCCGGACACAATGAAACGGCTccggtggtgcgcagcgacggctTCGGCGAGGCACTTCGCAAGCGCTACcgtgaggacgaggacgaggaggccgaGGGGGCACCAATTCCTGTGCTGCCCAAACTTTCTGTGTGATGCGCTCCTgtgctgagagagagaccccATACTGAGGTGGGTCTTTGTCACTGCAGGTTAGTTTTCATAGAACGAATGCTGTGGTGGAtgcccgtgtgtgtatgtgtgcgaGGACGatgccccctccctttctcactcggtgctgccactctctctctctctctctctctcgtgtccTCGTCGCAGGAACgatgggggggaggagggcgcggcATAGTTGCCAGAGAAGCGTAAGCAACAACGACAACTGCGTCGCTTACTCGGCCAAAGTTTCTCCCAGGTGAGCAAgaggtgcgagagagagcgaccaTCTCCTCTATCCCTCTCGTGATGGCGCCTAAAGGGCCACAGCAGCCCTTTCAGCGTTCCTGTGTTGATTTGATCTCTCGTGTAGGACTATAGTGTGGCACAGGTGTGCCTCACAGCGGTGAATGATGACGAgtctcgcttctcttctcccttccctctcccgcaAAGCTGGCAAGCGAGATCGACTGAGCCTCCACTGAAGAGTAAAAACACCCCAGTCATGCGACGGCATCTCCCCCCCAATGGGCCGATCTCGCATCGCATTGTGTATGCTATCTTAGCGTTCCCCCCACACGCCGGAGCGGGTCCTGGTAGGGTTTTAATATGAAAGTTTGTTCGCACTTCACCTGCACACGGAGTCGTGATCCTACATGAAAGACATGTCCGCTCTGTCGTTCGCCGAACTTGATGAGGACTACGCGTCCTTCAATCAGAGCAGCATCAGAAGCGTCGTGGGGGTCTCCGCGCGGTGGCGTTGTCGCACTGCCAGCGCAACAGTCATAGAGCTCTTGCGAAATGAAGTCGATCCCCTCGACGCATGCATTGCGCAGCTCGAGCTCCAACACACAGAGGGTGACCTGTGGCAGTCTCTGTCAACGCTGCCTCAGCGGCGTGCAAGAGACTGCCCAGCGGGGTAGTGTCGGTTCAGGAATTCTGCACCGCCTTGGGAGAGGTGTGAGCTCACACTGCCGcactacgcacacacacacacaccacacagcAGCTCCCGCTTGTCATTCTATCCCAACAACAGCCGCCGCCTTAAGGAGCTGCCCCAGCCCTATTCAGCACTCATATGGCACAAGGTACTCACAGGTAACACGTTTCTCCGAGAGATTCGGACCTGAGAGAAGGCAACGAAAGAGCTCCGTACGTGCGACGTAGTTTACGAGAACCACAGGGCCTGGGGAGGCGTGAGAAGCGGACTTGTTGGTGTCGGCGGAGAGGACTCGGCTGGTGCTGTGCCGAAGTGGCTGGCAGCCATGATTGCGACTGTACCAGCGCACCGCGAATCCTGTCGACGGTGCAGCGCATATACGAATACTCCTACTATCTGtgccttctcttgctgcgctgcggtggtgtcgaGCGTAACCCTGAGCCGAGCCTGCGCTGTATGCGGCCCGTGAGACGCACTGACCCGACTCGGCGACGACAGGGCGGCTCGTCCCAGACGACCAGGGTTTCGCTGTAGTGCTGCCGAGGTAGACGAGGTGCggttgcgtgtgcgtctgaATTGGCTGACTTGCTCGCGGTGGAGTGGACGCTCTGAGAGAGAGGATTTGGTTGTCATTTCTCGCTCGCACCGTGTCTGCCCTTTCCTTCAACACTGCGCGGGTCACACAGGAGGGGTGGatgagggggtgagggggtaCACTCACTGTGTTTGCTGGGCGGCACGCGTAGGCACCCCTGCTTACTTGGGCTCAAGTGCAGGTGTGGAGTAGGTCCCCCTTATCctgctttgctctctctctctctctccaagCGCTTGCAAGGCGGGCTTTTAGCCTCCTCGCTGCACGCGGCAACTCCGTTGAGGAGCTGAGAAGGCCCCGTTTGATGGAGGTATCGCAGAAGCGGTCAGCGACTCACGAGGGAGGCCGGCGCGCCGTGTGTACGCCTGTTCGGGGTTTTGGAGACGTTTCCGCCCTGGCAGGGCACATCGTGGCGCTTACGATGTTGAGGACAATTTATAATCGCGAACGCACTCCAGGCGCGCCTGTGGTTGTATGAGGCTCCGTATAGTGCGCCAGACTGAGGGCCCACGCGCACCACTTCGCGTACCATTCACACGTCACCGATCATGACCCCGCTTGGCGAGTTGATGCCTGTTGTgaccccccctttcccttctcacTTCACcgttcccctttcctcgctcGTCCCGGGGCACAACAGTGCACCGTCGTTGTCGCCACGCTAGATTCCATGAGGTTGTGcacctctccgtctctcgttctctccgACGTGTGCTGCTTGTTCGTTCAGCTCGCCTTTTCTTGTCCTTTCTTTGCGCCTCTTTGGCCCCTGATGAAGGAAGAACGGGGGCTCAGtggtgtgcgctgcgccgctgtgaTGTGTCCTTCTTGGAATCCTCCTCCCGTCCCCATGCATAGACCTGCAGGGTGCTacgatgcgcagcgcagTGTATTAGCGGGTACTCCGTACTTCCTGCGCCGCACCCCTCTTGTTAAtcggcgccaacgccacTCCTCCCCCAAAGAAGCTTCACGAGCGCAGAGGTGGCCCCCTTTTGTCTGCACCCCACCCGTACAGCTGGTATCCACACTGCCGTGGTGAATATCCACCACCGTCtcatgtctctctcgctctctctctctctctttacctgCTCTTGTTGCTGGTTTTACGTTCCCCGACTACTCGCTGTGCTTCCATCCGTGCGAGTTGCTCAGGCCTCTCTCGtagaggacacacacacacacacacaagcgggCCTCAGGTAGCTCCCTTTGGGTCTTATCGACCTCACGCGCTCTCTAGGCCATCGCGAACCCGCCTTCCAATCCAACTCGTCTTCGCTCTCCATCTCCCTGACGCTTTGCAACTCGTGTCTGCGCGGCTATTGTCGCAGCATTCCGCTTCtactcccttccccctcacTTCCCTGCCGCCAGCCGTGCATCCGCTGAAGCACGTGCAGCGGCGAttttcttctccacctcgcaAGAGACGtgactcccccctccctctgctcaGCCGCATTACTTCTCCGCTCTGAGCTTTTCGCAGAGGCATAGTTAGCCACAGCGTCGGGCACGTTGTTCTCTTCACTCCGCGTGACGCGACACGTGTGCTCTATCGGAGTTTTGTGCGTACCAGTGCAGCTTTAGGTGAGTAGGTGCCCATGTGTTGCCTCGTCACCCAGTCAGCGGTTTTTCGTGTCTGTTGTTTGCGTTGTATGTCCGCTCTTTCTGCGCCCTTCCACACCGTCGCCTTTCTGCACCTCGCTAGACGTGCTCTGCTTTCTCTAGTGAAACCTCCGCCGCTTGCGCGAGGACTCTGCAGGCCATGGCCATGGCAATTCACGCAGGGAGTCAGGCGGAGACACCAGTGCGTAATGCACTGCGCGTGTTCGTGCCCCTCTTCGCCTgcattttctttctcttaTACATCACGGACACGTTCAGTGTCATCAGCCGCGTGCAGAATATTGTCCGGGCCGAGGAGACATCGCTACGCTCTGCGTCTGGGATTACTGAGTTTTGCAAGGAGCTGCAGAatctggcgcagcagcagtactgGCAGGTGCTTCTCTTTGTCACGTCGCTCTACCTCACACTGCAGACGTTCTGTGTCCCCGGCACGGTGGTGCTGAACGCCGCCGTCGGAGCCATAATGGGCACCTTGCTGGGTGTGCCGTACTGTACCTTCTTGGGTACGATAGGTGCTATGGGCTGTTATTTCCTCTCCCGCATCGTCGGTACGTCGCTTGTGGAGGTGGTTGACGCGCGGCTAATGAAGGGCAAAGGTTTCACAAGGATTCGCAACAAAGTCTCCCACCACCGCGCTGACTTGTTCGTGTATTTAATATTTCTTCGCTTGACCCCAATTTTGCCCAACTGGCTGGTAAAtctcgcctctcctctgctcggGGTACCCCTGCAGACGTTTGCGGGGGCAACCGCTCTGGGCATTGTGCCGCAGACGTACTTGACAGTGCGCTTCGGCTCGCTGGCGCACTCGGGAAAGCCtggcgagaagaagcgcatcgTGACCCCGTgggacacgctgctgctggccgtCATTGGTGTGGGCATCCTCGTCGGTTTCCGGCTCAAGAAGAAATTCGCGCAGGACCGGAAAGACGGCGGTAACGGCGGAGCGGG containing:
- a CDS encoding hypothetical protein (TriTrypDB/GeneDB-style sysID: LpmP.12.0900) — encoded protein: MLALRDAHARGATRVSIGGQHLLTGGADGVVSLYSTKQWPKGAALWSFRCHDGAVTDVILADTLELALSCGRDGRILLHESILDNAELVSRVICQVTGEVRCLDMDVERRRLYIAGDSLRCLDMSQDKFQIRTIPLVVPFPLVSLAVSPCGRYIAMASASGELGVVRPHATTPAEASTAPTVSFVFRSVLSPAAQKEDTAMYRMSWCGTTAGGLMLMVPTFTEVRVYVLEDGQSDGSLSAPRLRAVGGLHDGDFTDLHGALAYRITKTQVACLLVTRDGLFIGKAHIKTLAMSRHTSERYNTLSPSTPGSELTMLVATGVEAQGSAAAVTDVQVNPASGDVVVGLADGRVSLLRRASPKAWNAATSVDSSAAANEGGTDEGAKSAAEEDDKAKVANRKLRQDRRADKKSVYAGPAKGGDHGFIDDGSDDGTLSESSVDSTSTASSVSGVVSEDFGKVVSDLQRNGASLHGNDGERPSRWRDDERAALAHANREAERQRGRSRFLDDEAEEGTSSDDGDEIGDGTAVRVRGQARAAYDEEGPYSHDDDVSMAGHGEDNGDFANTSSSRAGGSTLPLSRGLAVQDYSFQIGATPAGEEGTCYLAYNSVGYIHCSREVTTVHFHDISHPAVRVQLRDTIVMGALSPVGAAFIVVPADPTEAQGSVDEAPRLSVFYHAFMPLGAQSEWRVVLLPGETVRCMTAGIRYVAVATSHYLRIFSLSGLELAVLSKCQRIVTMVGTSSRKLMNSFKADFDPLAIIALTGTGELQMEVIDVGARTSALPPRTVPLTELPDGSTHQLQWLGWSEDGLLHVVDTAGVVRMFTEDWGGSWVPVYDPRTLVDQSYALWVYGISENALLAYRYSRDDPSYPAAAASGLSTELVPLFLPLTRTMSEDGLERWDKLLRQQLRCDELKRHSTFYNTSIAKYDEVHDHHLLQFFDSALKSQQTTRAMELAMLMEIHDRVVKCAQLANTNGHVKLVPKLLALYDMRMATKQRRKCALPAKETLVSERKKDELLHRLLGQGLPQDTKAKTTSGAAAAAPTPVSIEVEDDESKEKKTESRTSPLRERASPTASNLSATSPSAMSTATTMMTADSKALPIQARRHISFAKEVALSPPASQSSLDTPTSALLATRSSAPAPSRKVVNPFAKPLVKSANAADEVRHASLTRPQQPHHQHQSHLQVATPSTATHSSTAPATEGDTLVGSSYLHTPPRINAVATRTSTVAVAPENDAAMDVSPVDSTSPRSRVSAGHIASSPSHEARLSPSVSAGGSATTPSLSATIHKSDVHRPATPAPSTGFVARELPNTSGASRASRGAVDPFLEESPPVFACASDSGCLMGANSSATAAVAEMQVSIQSLLDAGHNETAPVVRSDGFGEALRKRYREDEDEEAEGAPIPVLPKLSV
- a CDS encoding hypothetical protein (TriTrypDB/GeneDB-style sysID: LpmP.12.0910) — protein: MAMAIHAGSQAETPVRNALRVFVPLFACIFFLLYITDTFSVISRVQNIVRAEETSLRSASGITEFCKELQNLAQQQYWQVLLFVTSLYLTLQTFCVPGTVVLNAAVGAIMGTLLGVPYCTFLGTIGAMGCYFLSRIVGTSLVEVVDARLMKGKGFTRIRNKVSHHRADLFVYLIFLRLTPILPNWLVNLASPLLGVPLQTFAGATALGIVPQTYLTVRFGSLAHSGKPGEKKRIVTPWDTLLLAVIGVGILVGFRLKKKFAQDRKDGGNGGAGMEKISVITTSRSTVLGPLLV